One Helicobacter ganmani genomic region harbors:
- a CDS encoding VirB3 family type IV secretion system protein — protein MIKTSCFQDLTRKTKIKGLTTTSWLILIVVGFACWFIFLLYSLVIVALLYGVLFLLEYFDEDIYQILELNLKISHKKYYA, from the coding sequence ATGATTAAAACAAGCTGTTTTCAAGATTTAACAAGAAAAACTAAAATCAAAGGATTAACTACAACTTCGTGGTTAATCTTAATTGTCGTTGGTTTTGCTTGTTGGTTTATCTTTTTACTTTATTCGCTTGTCATTGTTGCTTTATTGTATGGAGTTTTATTTCTACTTGAATATTTTGATGAGGATATTTATCAAATTTTAGAATTAAATTTGAAAATTTCTCATAAAAAATATTATGCTTAA
- a CDS encoding relaxase/mobilization nuclease domain-containing protein, translated as MHFDENLDFGFANLKYNPDTFLEDYKKIKSASSKEIKFQKAKLVFGKSLNYKFSKANKSQAVVVKLLSNLGKKGVKNAISYCIRNSENSFAINENGELVTTKEILQEWGKNFSDNENSKEAWHLCFSIKERATQQNLEKLQASVSEVMQQNFFGYKYAMILHTHQNNPHIHIIVNKRNFLTNKKIHFKNKGDIKEFFSDIRDDFAYSLRARGLNYENKSALEKNLEASFQRKKERMDTLQTDFREFFKSYYDEYDFKTKNYKDIENKREKIANLIKENENLYKQKSNLIDLLVQYTEQKNKKKFQTLQELKKINQSLKEQKFTIARELKELNLLEKQQLNFKNMQIKVLYGTTHNVFIQKDFIKNYEKLYPNHKGASKTQIKEYFLVKSAIKKQTKEIETNYRKVIKENDLDFLKTYNPALKTNAFKLAKGYKELEKNIYLLQNSPLESYEIKSYIENLQKNQKFIQKLMNNRSLELEKQIKEKMHKDSRIQHLETRSKSDNFLINEYSLTCQFLQKESFIKLKPRDLQTNTSGANAQTQTKEAEQEQRVKAKEQSTEMFKQKKIEAFRKMQGREV; from the coding sequence ATGCACTTTGATGAAAATTTAGATTTTGGTTTTGCAAATTTAAAATACAATCCTGATACTTTTTTAGAGGATTACAAAAAAATTAAATCTGCTTCTAGTAAAGAAATAAAATTCCAAAAAGCAAAACTTGTTTTTGGTAAAAGTTTAAATTATAAATTTTCTAAAGCAAATAAATCTCAAGCAGTGGTTGTAAAGTTACTTTCAAATTTAGGTAAAAAAGGGGTAAAAAATGCTATCTCTTATTGCATTAGAAATTCTGAAAACTCTTTTGCAATCAATGAAAATGGAGAGCTAGTTACCACAAAAGAAATTTTGCAAGAATGGGGGAAAAATTTTAGCGATAATGAAAATTCTAAAGAAGCTTGGCATTTATGTTTTTCAATCAAAGAGAGAGCCACGCAGCAAAATTTAGAAAAACTACAAGCAAGTGTAAGCGAAGTAATGCAACAAAATTTTTTTGGATACAAATACGCAATGATTCTACACACTCATCAAAACAATCCACATATTCATATCATTGTGAATAAAAGAAATTTTCTAACAAATAAAAAAATTCACTTTAAAAACAAAGGAGATATAAAAGAATTTTTCTCTGATATTAGAGATGATTTTGCTTATTCTTTAAGAGCAAGAGGATTAAATTATGAAAACAAAAGTGCATTAGAAAAAAATTTAGAAGCTTCATTTCAAAGAAAAAAAGAAAGAATGGATACTCTCCAAACAGATTTTAGAGAATTTTTTAAAAGTTATTATGATGAATATGATTTTAAAACAAAAAATTACAAAGACATAGAAAATAAAAGGGAGAAAATTGCAAACTTGATTAAAGAAAATGAAAATCTCTACAAGCAAAAATCAAATTTAATTGATTTACTTGTGCAATACACAGAGCAAAAAAATAAGAAAAAATTTCAAACACTACAAGAGCTTAAAAAAATCAATCAATCTCTAAAAGAGCAAAAATTTACCATTGCAAGAGAATTAAAAGAATTAAATTTGCTTGAAAAACAACAATTAAATTTTAAAAATATGCAAATAAAAGTTCTCTATGGCACAACACACAATGTTTTTATCCAAAAAGATTTTATTAAAAATTATGAAAAATTGTATCCAAATCATAAAGGTGCGAGTAAAACACAAATCAAAGAATATTTTTTAGTGAAATCTGCTATCAAGAAACAAACCAAAGAAATTGAGACCAATTATCGTAAAGTCATCAAAGAAAATGACTTAGATTTTTTAAAAACTTACAATCCCGCACTAAAAACAAATGCATTTAAACTTGCAAAAGGATATAAAGAATTAGAAAAAAATATTTACCTCTTGCAAAATTCTCCGCTAGAATCCTATGAGATAAAAAGCTACATAGAAAATTTACAAAAGAATCAAAAATTTATCCAAAAATTAATGAACAATAGAAGTTTAGAGCTAGAAAAACAAATAAAAGAAAAAATGCACAAAGATTCAAGGATTCAGCATTTAGAAACAAGAAGTAAAAGTGATAATTTTTTGATTAATGAATATTCCCTCACTTGTCAATTCTTACAAAAAGAGAGCTTCATTAAACTTAAACCAAGAGATTTACAAACAAATACTTCGGGTGCAAACGCACAAACGCAAACAAAAGAAGCAGAGCAAGAGCAACGAGTAAAAGCAAAAGAGCAAAGCACAGAAATGTTTAAACAGAAAAAGATTGAGGCATTTCGTAAAATGCAAGGTAGAGAGG